The Lathyrus oleraceus cultivar Zhongwan6 chromosome 5, CAAS_Psat_ZW6_1.0, whole genome shotgun sequence genome includes the window ATGTTGGAGAGTAAACATCAATAAGAAGAAGTAAGATTATAAAGTGTTGTGCGAGATAATCATTAATAGAATGAATTAGCCACGACAGATTCACACTTCCTAGTATTCTGTACAAATACAACATGACAGATCAATCATGATTGGCCATACATAACAACCAACCAACAACCAAACCAAAAGTTTAGTTGTCAACTCTTGACTCTAGCTTAGATAACAATAAAGTAACAATCAAATTGTGTAGCAGTTGCTATTATTCTATATATCTTAATCAATTATCTTTAAACATGGCCAACTAATAATCTCTTCAACATTCAGCCCCAAAAAAAACCTCGTTTTCCACAAGAGACAATGAATGAAAGAACACTAATTCCAACGTTTGTGTTCTGGGCTTTCCTTACAATAATCACACCAACACTTATTCTCTTGTCTGAGAAATCAAAAGCAGACCTTCATTTAAAAGGTAAAACTATCTTGTTTCAGGATTTGTAATTTTTTGTTTATGTATAGATTCTTTGTTAAATCATTCTCTGTGTTAAAATTTGCAGGAAATATAACTGAGACAATGAAGATAAGAAGAATGAACGGACACACACAGAATAACATCATAACACCAACACCACCGCGGCCGCCACCACCAGACAAGTTGGTGGTTCAAGAGGAGGAACTTGCCCCAGCACCAGCTGCATCAtatcataatcataatcataGTGCTCTCATAAGGAGCAGTGGCAATGTCACTGATGAAGATACTTCCAAAGTACAAGTACTTGATTTTAGTGGAACAAACAAGACTAAAATCAAATTGTAATTCAATTATTCAATTATCTGATTACAAGTTACAAGAGCATGAGCATGACTATAactttataaaaaaattatttgtctGTATGTAATGTTACATTTTTTTTGTCTGTTGGTGGATACATAGGTATAGGGTATGCCTTTAGCTTTAGGGcctttttttaattattatttttaaatagtttttaatgttatatatttttctttaaaaaaaactttagaaaggaatttttaataaaaaatttaaaatgaaaatttgatttgaatagttgtttttaaaatgttattttatattaatgttgTTTTAAAAAATCACTTTAAAACTATTTCGAATACtgttttataaaaaatattttggaaatataaatttaaaaaaaaattacgATTTTTACTATATTTTGATATTTAATAATGTATGTTTATGTTATAAGATGTCAAAATTagtcttttaatttataaaaaacaaaattgaaaaaacttataatattataaaaatcatttttaaaaatataataaaaatcTATTTTTTTCAAGTTAAAACAAACTGGCATGAATCTTACGTTGAATTACCTCAATCTTACGTCGAATTTGGGCTTTGATGGCGAATACATATTTGGCAATTTCTTTTTCCATAATTAAAGGTTCTTCCAAATTTTTGGCGAAAAATAAAAAATGTCATCTATTTTCGAAGGTACATCTCCGGATGCACCCATTTTTCACAAAATTGAACACTAACGAGTGAGACACCCCAATTATACATAGTTTTTGTTCGGAGTTGCATCTCCAGATGTTTTCTTGATATCATTTGGAGATGCATATCCAAAAGTAGCTCAGATACCTCAAACCAGAAACAGAGACAATATGAGCAAGATCGAGAAACAAAATCAATTTGACATTAAATTAAAACACTCAACATTACATAGATAATTGTTAACATAAATTTAACATTACATATCGTTATAAACGGGTAGTTCATGACGTTATAACATATTGATAATATCGTCGGCGAATCTTTCAATCTTCGCATCCACTTCAATCAGACCCTTTGATGCGTAACGGTAAAATGTACTCCACATGACATGTAAATCTTCATTTGTCTTCAGTTCAAAGTTGGTGAACTGTATCTTTCCTTTGACAACTCTTCAACTTTCTAGATATCATAGGAGAGTATTCAGTTTGATTTTCAGATCAACGAGAAGCATGTCGTCGCATATCCAAAATTAAAGTGAGATTTTGCACCATTGAAACACACAAATGCAAGATGGGGACATGCATTCATTCTCTAGTTGTTTTGCATTTTCTAGAAATCATGGGTTGAGAGACACCCTATTTATACAAGTATTAGGTCACTTTGGACCTTAGAAACCTTATCATGGCATCAAGTAAATTTTTAGAAATGCATCTCTGGTTAAACCCTgattttttgatgaaaattgtGTTTACGGATATGCATATTCGAAAAGTTCCATGATGGTTTTTTTAAATATGTATGAGGTATATTCAGATATGCATATCCGGAGTTTACCATGAACCAGAATCAAACTAGAACATGTGTATGCAAAAACAAAAAATACAAACCATAAAATTTGTAAATTGAAACAGTCGACATTAACACCATCAATGTTGAATATTTATTACTTAACAGGAACCGTTTAATCAGCTTTGCAAATATGAATGTTAGCATAATGTGTTTATGATTACTTCTAATTATTAAATGTTATGATTACTTCTAATTATTAAATGTTTTAAAGGAAAAAGAAACTGactaaaaatatttttttattagaATGCTTGATGAGACGTTGGATCTCGCTCCTACGTATTCCCAGGTGCGATGGGGAACTCAAAGCTACATAGTTCTTGGTAGAAAATGAGTGTGTATTGGTTGATTTTAGTGACTGATGTTTGAGTCTCATTCTAGCGGTTAGACTTTTCTTGTATGCTTGCGTATGGGAGACTTAAGCGTTTGTTTGTATCGCGTTAGAATGGATAAAACACCGTTTATTTGTGAAAAATGGTTTGATTGGTTAAGCTTATTTTAGGTGGCCGCTAAATATTCGAGCAATGAAGCGTATGTCAACCACTCATTTATTCAAGGAGAAGAAGGATGTACATTCCCTATTCTCTTTTCTTCCAAGTTTATAATTTTGAAAATTATTGCCAGAAGACGAATATTCGAAGCAGTTAGGCGAGCGGCCCCACTCGCCTATTCGAGGAGAAGAAATATGTGAATCCTCCATTCTCTTTTCATCCAAGTTTGATTAAAGTGTTTTATTCAGAAGACTTTAAGCAATGAAGCATACGCCGATAACTCATTTATTCGAGGAGCAGAAGGATGTACATCCCCCGTTCCATTTTCAACcgattttattgagaaaaaagATTTTGAAGATGAAATTTAAGAGTAATTGATTTAGTTGTGAAAAATAGTTTGATTTGTGTTGATTCATAAGATAAATATTTGAGCAATGAAGTGTACGTCAATCACTCATTTATTCAAGGAGGAGCAGGACATGCATCCCTCATTCCCTTTTCATCCAATTTTTATTAAAGTTTTTTATTCGAAAGACGAATATTCGAGAAATGAAGTATACGCCAACCACTCGTTTATTCGAGGAGCAAAAGGATGCGCATCCCTCATTCCCTTTTCAACCAGTTTTATTGAGCAAAATATTGACTTTTTTTTATTAAgtttcaaaaaataatttttattttttaattatgaaacgaattttgaaaaataacttgatgttgatcaagtgGTTTTGATTTTAGTGGTCATTTTATTTTTACTTTATTATCAATTAaacttataataataaataaaaaaataaaaaaatgagaATAATAATCAACTAAAAGGAAAAAAGGATGCGTGGATGGTACAACACAATGGGCTTTAGCCTAATTAAAAGAAGCAAAACTAAACAAAAACCAGGGGGTGCAATTATGCATGGGGTGGTGTGACACTAGTAAAAGTTAAGCCTAAGGCCGAGTCTGTAAACTAAATGAAGTAAAGGGGTAGTACGAGTGTGAACTAAGGGGTGCGAACAGGAAAAGAAATGGGCCTTGGTGGCCCAAGCCCAATCAGACCCTAACGCAATGAGGGGAGACATATGAGGTATCCGAACCCAATCCCTCACTCAGACTTTGGCTTCTCTCACTTACCTCCTTTCTCTTTGCATTTCTCTCTTCTCAATCATACATGTTCATCATATGTTcttcatgaacatgatgaataTTAAGAAATTTTTAGAAATATTGAACCTCTCAATCTCTCATATAAAAAAATCAAACACATATTCAAGCAAACAAACCTAATAACAAACAAATACGAAAAAGAACAAAATGAACCTTGACCCTATATCTAATTAGTTTTCTCAAATTAACAAGGATTACAGTGTGGTTTCATGGGGGGAAAACTCCAAGCATGTGCAGAAAGACAAAAATCAGAagataaaatgaaaaaaatgatgAACACCAACCCAGATTCCGAAGAGATGAGCAATTTGCCAGCAACCTGTAACAACTTTTCGACGGCTCGTATGAGTTTTCTGGAAAAATTCCCAGGTTTCTGGTGAACTTAGTTTGACGAGATGATTTCTAATTTGAACTTATTTTTTCTTATTTATGCTTCTATCTTCCTTCCTCTTCTGAATTCCTTTAAAATCCACTATAATTCACTTTACTTCACTTCTTATTTTTTGCTCTTTTGTTTTATTGTGATAGAAGTTATGATAAGGTGAACTAAAGGTGTAGCATgcagatgatgatgatgaagatgcAACAAAGGTGATAAAAAATAAAGCAGTGTGAGAAGATGGTGACTCTGATGGAAGTTAAAGGTGTTATGATGAAGAAACTATGCAGAGACTATGTATGTATAGTTTTGTTCAAGTGTGTGGATGGTTGCTCTGATTTTTGTGAGGAATGGTGGCTACTGATCTCAGTGATtattgttggtgcacaaggtgataaaagataaagaaagaataagagagagaagagagaataataataAACTTCCACTACTCTTCAAATGATTACAAAAATGGTTGCACATAaaaatgcacacacacactgCAAAAGGAATAAAGGTACAATTTATTCTCACCACTCACTAGCTTAAATACAAGTGGAACTTTTAGggaaatactaaaataccctctaatAAACTTTATTTACAAGTTTCTCAAAATATGAATTAATTATAACACCATCCTTAATTCATATTTAGCTTAACCAAAACTAACAACACCATTTCTATCCCTCAAGTAGAGAAATTGACCAATCTTGATCGCCTTCATCAGAACATCTGTCAGTTGTTTCTGGGTGCTACAGTGCAcaacttctagcactccattcTGAACATGATTTCTCAGAAAGTGATATttagtctcaatatgcttgcttctcccatgcagCACTGGGTTCTTGTCAAGATTGATTTGCagacttgttatcaatcatcagcttcagagacttgtttaccttgatcttcagatcctgtAGTAAATTCAGAAGCCACATAGCTTGACATACAGTCACAACACCTACAATATATTATGCTTCACAGGTTAACAAACAACCACTGGTTGATTCTTGGGACACCAAGAAATAAGACTTCCCAGAAACTTAAACAAGTATTCAAAAGTACTTCTTTTGTCAACTatgtctccacaccaatcagaatctgagtAACTCAGAAGTTCTGAGCCAGTTTCAGCACCAAAAGGGAGaaaaactccatacttcagagttccctttatatacctgtcgcatccgcgaaaaacaaccggcgggctaaaacaaaaacaaacagagccgccactgcgcgttatttatcccaaaatagggaaaggaaacgctcagagaaacctggaaaaagcatggtctcgcgaccaaagagatgggatcgggagtcggttacgcgaggggaaggtattagcacccctcacgtccgtcgtactcgacgggatccacgttctaaaagaaagaaaaggttgctaacacatcacacacacaccgaaaacaacacaggtggggttaagaggaagagctcgataggacatcgcgtcctatgcctacgtatctcgtctggaacgagaatcagagctgccgtagttcggctcacgcacgccaaacaagacacacacaaacacgggcaaacagggagcctgaatgccaaccactggacttacatcagcatccgaaccaaaacacacactggaacccagatgccacttgatggacttacaccggcttccaagcacacaacaagtacaagcaaacacaatcaggatacggacagccaatcgctgggcttacatccatatcctgacacacaagtttaacaagcaaacacacacaaaaaggaaaaaaaagtgcccggagaggtctcgcacgacctcctgcctacgtacctcgtctggaacgaggatcagggcgacgtagttcccccccaacgggggagaaagactagccagacacaaagggaagacacactaccagggagctgtactcgagcctagtgttatcatgcatcattgccctatgttatggtttctacctacttgcacaacagcaagctaatcctatccaggaagaaagcaagcatgcaagcataaacaaagcaaacattcacatttcagatagcacacactatatccagtcaagtgaggctcaaaacaagggttcgactgccaaggcaagtcatctgtacaagggtagtgttcagctcttaaccctgacattgagagtcagggtgaagccagatgaaaggtgagtgaagattagacttcacagctcttatccctgtccagggagagcttcagacaaaggagtgtgggttcagaaaggaggaacccttctacactcaagactctgacacaactgtacaatgtacaagatcttgggtttgtgtcccaatgcatcaacacagtggtgtgagcagagggacgactcaacagaatagtgggagatagattgcatatctctatgatccaccaattgccttaatcaaggtctttacctgcttggggataaagttaaacaatcacaaacatcgcctcttaaggaggacttcagacagttgcctggccaaataacaggccaggtcttccagactacatggagaatagaaattctacctcaattggtttaaaaaccaagcaacagcaagcaagttctcaaggaactgtaagcaactaaatgtacctgaaatcaatcaagtatcatcagtactcagacaaaccaacagtaaacagcaaatgttaatcagttaatctgtacagtcaaacacaagttaatgcacacaagtgcaagccatgagctcaaactcaagcatcaatccctacaacacaaagtcaatgttagttgacaacatcaaacaaaactcaatttaatcagcgtgcattgttctccttaagccttttgcatttctTCCTGAAACACAATCCCAAAggtgagaaacaagaccactaggccaagcctagggtccaaaatagataaaaaatccaaaacagcaagtgaaaattatccacaatcacattcaaccaaattagaaacaaatgcaattggtcacatgctcatatcaatcaccattatcatttcatgaccTAAAAGGTATAAACTAGGCAATGTGCAACCTCAAATGACCAAACCGAAAgatctcaatcaaaagcataccaaaacaattcaattaattccataaaaattcaagtctaaacaggacacattcaagggatagcatgtcaaattttagctcaattggacaaaaggaagtaggtcaatgaaaatcaagaagttcagacaatttcaaacaagccaacacaaggtatccaaacaatcatcaacttccaaaaatcataaaacagtgaaacaacaagataaatgaatgggatcaaaaccacaatgacctataatctgtctacaatccacatgtcaaattcCACATTCATCCAATCaaccatgagaatttcacaagcaaaatgccaacatgtgtcacacaatgtcacaaaatgagccaacagagaaaaaaattatcaatcaattagaaaatgatatcaataattccagaaaaaatcacatgcTATCTTAACATACATATGctcattcatgcaaaatttcagctcaaatcaacatccctaagcattttaaataaaatcatgaagttgacctagcttggtgtgacacaaattgtcacacctctattcaaaaattcatatctccttcaccaagtatccaaaaatcataaactctacatgaaaatcaccatcaagatGTTCAGAACAAGCAtaaaaattttcatccatttatttgaaggcatcatcatttcatgagaAATATGGCATGGTATACACAAATGCGACACATTGAATCAATCCCTAAGCCaattaattttctacacatgcaaaaattccacaaaaatcatgattaatttctacacatcacaaggagtattatgaaaaaaatctcaccaaaattggataaaaaatgagtgagCTATGAATTTTACAAGATCATGGAtgaaattgaaataaaataagaaaaagaaaatgaaataacaaATAAATTAAATCCGGaaatggcaattttgtaatattaacgctgtcataccccaaaatttgcccgtcgATATTTCAAAGTATTCctcaagaccctctgacttgctctgcaaggcactgatatcaaatggacaaaagcccagctcacgacaggcccaatccaaaggcggcccaaaatagcttgctcgctaggcgagcagtcccttcgcctagcgaacatttcatcatgacactcgcccagcgaagcatcagatccaggaaaaagcccagaactagcttgctcgctaggcgagcaattccttcgcctagcgaagcttgcgaaaatctgaagttttggacctcattttaagcccattaggtcaccaccactactactataaataccagctcctcagcCACGAAAATAACACACAGACCCcgagggagaaacacagaaaccctgctgatccagagaattcggaagacggaaaccctgaaggccgctcacccgcctcgaagctaccaccgcccagctcaatccgatacctagagtgatcagttcgacatagcaattgcaaacaggtttgcgtattaTCGCTGTTATATGCTTCCAATTGATAACCGTTACctacataatgcatcatgattaaattttgaTATGTAACCTGATTTCACATGCAAATTTAAGTATGCTTGAACATCATGAATGCTATCCATGTTGTGCCTGTAATTTAATGTCATAATTCAAGGTTCCGGAGACGGTACGATTGCCAAAATTCAAAATctgtggccgctcgctagcacatcgctaagcgagcctggagcgaatattcgctaagccttcgctaggcgaagcagaggcgaacgtaccagtagctgttctcatgtttcgttttatgtttgtcttattgtaatcatgcattatttggccttgtgactattgtgttcattctgtagtgcaattttcaattgcactttAACTTGGTATTCTCACCCGTGTGTTTAATTTGTGTTAAAGCTCGCATATTCTCAAGGAAGTGGCtggctaggtactccactttatgtgtggaagactttcatggagatggattctaaattatttcactttaacgtgaaaattcatattgattgcctaaccaattttaatgtattgattcttaatgtattgattttaatgtatcgatttaatgcggaatcatcataattacctaatgaacttaaaatatggactttaaataaaccataccggacctctctttattaccccacgattacgtaatacggtcatgtcccacgaatgtggggatacacttagcaatggcccttcgattaaatcatcataaaataaatcatggtccctcggatgttgccttcggaaatacgattttgtccctcgatgacccttcggtgtagcctacggttaaatgatgatagtcccttcgaatgctaaggtatcctcacaactgttgccttcaatgaccaatcgatgaccctacgatgacccttctacatccaaaggataaaactacttacttctcaatagtaaggacagtcttaccctcataaggataggaaatgcccggaaagacctcggataggtataactcttaattgcttattcacaatttaaaattacttttcacaccttacacctttcaaaacctctattagaaaatcaccacttggcatacattcgcactagaatcattgccgagttatatttttctaaactattttcaaaactaaacgagataaccactttgtatacattcattcaagaatcattacaaagttaaattctccttttcaaaacatttcctacacatttctcaaccactttttcaaactagaaaaacataaatgattgagcaattaagagcccatggataaccatggatacaaagggtgctaacaccttccctttgtataatgtacctcccgaacctaagaatctaaattaaggtctttcctgttcttttccacctttccttattggataaaagaaaagtcggtggcgactcttgctaaccgcgacattgcgattaaaaaaaacaaaaagtccagttcaccgtatgacagaactggcgactctgctggggaatacaaagagaggtccaccttaaaaaaaaatcatttatgttttcctaaTTGTTCTTTCGTTTAAGGGAattgttgagtgaaagatcctacacccggatctaatgtaccttaggtaagtagcaatagatcatcgcgactatccagcgtatactggaatggttaaaatgatagctacggttaatgtgacactttggatgtcctgatgttcctcatgttcacttgaggagaaatttggcattcgcgtggtgtcatcaaagcattaaccagacctttagaaccctaattgacttatcctagccattagaaagtagtgagataactgatttcggttccgactgaggttggttgatactcgatgctacactctttgagattggactttagggaagcttcggtcaatCACTTGatgttgcactgaagtggacttaaagaaaggtcgatgattggagatccttctagaacccggttactattctaggacaggttgaaccaaccaaacttcagtggggagggtacttacctatggaactcatgcaagccttaaaacctaggaataattgttgtgtgacatgcttgtgtTTGCATAACATCctaacatcataacatcataacatcataacatcataacatcatggcatcatactaaccatttcaaggacttaggaatttagctttgctctgttgaacaggttatggcttccaggaagactatccggatcaatcttgtaacgatctctcctcaactcaaggatttggtgtcagaactccccgatcatgctcagttcaacaagaaacatggtcatctcctcaatttggttaccactggtttcaaagaagatatgatgagagtcctattccagttcttcgatcctaagcatcattgcttcactttcccagattatcagttggtacccacattagaagagttttccaagctgcttgggatacctatccttgatcaaatacctttcagtggtctggaaaagatgccaaagtctgaagaagttgccgcagctctacacatgacgaagtctgacattgagaccaactgggtaacaaggagtggagttaagggcttacttgccaaatttctggtaggtaaggcccgagaattcctaaaagttatgaatgtccatgcttttgaagacgttctagcattgctaatctatggtttggtgctattccctaatccggaccaattcatagacgtgaatgctattaagatattcctcactcataaccctgtgcctaccttgcttggagacatcttgcattcccttcacactcgtactatgaaaaggcaagggactctcatgtgctgcatacctttactgtctaggtggtttatttcgcaccttcctcaatcagtcttgaagaatgatcaaaatctgaaatggtctcaaaggataatggcactctctcattcagacatccggtggtgttctaacctcagagaaaatgttatcatcatcgaccgttgtggggaattccctaatgtaccactcatggggataagaggaggtattacttataatcctgccttagccctacgtcagtttgggtatgctcgaagggatggtccacatgaaatgattgttcaaggtacagtgttcgactatgacaatgaccctcaaaatctccgtcaaaagtttgtacgagcttggggcatggtgaaaagaagcaatttaggaaagaaaaattctattcctatggagccttatctcagatgggtacgcgccagagctcgtgaacttgtcatgccatatcttgcagtcggaccattgattgttgaatcagaggtcgaaggaggtacttcccagatcattctttatccagatatgcctactgatgttgaggaattgaaaagatcctggacccagttgagggaggagagagatactttcgaagctcagttcaatgcagaaaggaagaaagtactagagctcaccagtcagcttaatgaggaacgaagactcaatgcatatcttcgcccaaaaagaagtcgcccctgggagacttgagctttcacTGTATTTTATTATTgttccttttgtaatgaacattgatcaaaaaaaaagttagcaataaacatttctctcttattggtgatttacgcaaagttaaatttcaaaagtccttgaaaacatttcatacattgcatagcataacataacattgcataacaggtattctaaaggaccatattctcacggtctgcctcttaaacagaaaaatggatctcgaacaaactgtcaaagatctccagactcagaatgctcaattcaaggagatgatgctaagcttatccaaggggcaggaggaactgaaggctcttttggtcgaaaagaagaaagacaagaaagctgtgagcttcattaacccgggcagaaggcgtaaaggacaggctacgggaatcaaatttggaatcccgaatggcccagaagagggggcggaaaatgattcagaggaggagaatgctgatttctctaaccctgaggatgacgatgaagggtatgaaaatgaacagtactctccaagggatgataagtataaattgctggaggaacgcatgctagccatggagggtcagaagacacctggtctggatttcgaaagtttgggtctggtctccgatgtgaccattccccgcaaattcaaaatccccactttcactaagtacgatggtgcgtcttgtcctcagatgcatctaagggcttatgtgagaaagattcagccgcataccactgataggaagctgtggattcatttcttccaagagagtctgtctggcacacagttggaatggtattatcagctcgagagcgctgacatccgcacctggactgatttagcaacaactttctataagcagtaccagtacaattctgaattagcacctactcggctacagttgcagaatatggccatgggatctaaagaaagcttcaaagagtatgctcagaaatggagagatt containing:
- the LOC127080311 gene encoding uncharacterized protein LOC127080311, which produces MNERTLIPTFVFWAFLTIITPTLILLSEKSKADLHLKGNITETMKIRRMNGHTQNNIITPTPPRPPPPDKLVVQEEELAPAPAASYHNHNHSALIRSSGNVTDEDTSKVQVLDFSGTNKTKIKL